One Rickettsiales bacterium DNA segment encodes these proteins:
- the fliI gene encoding flagellar protein export ATPase FliI, which yields MADGVIVEIERVPTTEYRGKITAVRGLLLQCSGVTSFLSIGDRCEIVQRASHDPIVCEVVGFEQESALLMPFSSSDGVRLGSAVRVLGANSSIYPDDSWLGRVVDAMGESADDKGPLTQGQEAYLLKASPPQANRRERVQGKVDLGIRAINTFLSMCRGQRMGIFAGSGVGKSIMMSMIAKYSSADVNVIGLIGERGREVQEFIEDNLGEEGMKRSVVVVATSADSALKRRQSAYVTMAIAEYFRDQGKEVLCMMDSVTRFAMAQREIGLSAGEPPTSKGYTPTVFTELPKLLERAGPGEPGQGAITGLFSVLVEGDDTNEPISDAVRGILDGHIMLDRKIAQRGRFPAINILHSVSRALPHCNTQEENDLLMQARALMTTYDDMAEMIRLGAYKKGSNEEVDRAIHFHPQFEDFLRQAIDEYSSLEQGYDALAHILQGG from the coding sequence ATGGCTGATGGTGTTATAGTAGAAATAGAGCGGGTTCCGACGACAGAGTACCGTGGAAAGATTACGGCTGTACGTGGCTTATTGCTGCAATGTAGTGGGGTCACTTCGTTCTTGTCGATTGGCGACCGATGCGAAATTGTGCAGCGCGCCTCCCATGATCCGATTGTGTGTGAAGTAGTAGGGTTCGAGCAGGAAAGTGCCTTATTGATGCCCTTTTCTTCTTCCGATGGTGTGCGCTTAGGTTCTGCCGTGAGAGTGCTAGGCGCCAATTCAAGTATCTATCCGGATGATAGTTGGCTTGGCCGCGTAGTCGATGCGATGGGCGAGTCCGCCGATGATAAAGGCCCGTTAACGCAAGGCCAAGAAGCTTACTTGTTAAAAGCCAGCCCCCCGCAAGCGAACCGCCGTGAGCGGGTGCAGGGTAAAGTGGATCTCGGGATTCGCGCGATTAACACCTTTCTTTCCATGTGCCGTGGGCAGCGTATGGGGATTTTCGCCGGTTCGGGCGTGGGTAAATCGATCATGATGTCGATGATTGCGAAATATTCTTCTGCCGATGTGAATGTGATCGGCCTGATCGGCGAGCGTGGACGTGAGGTTCAGGAGTTTATTGAAGATAATTTGGGTGAAGAAGGTATGAAGCGCTCAGTCGTGGTCGTGGCGACTTCGGCAGATTCGGCGCTCAAACGTCGGCAGTCGGCATATGTGACGATGGCGATCGCAGAATATTTTCGCGATCAGGGCAAAGAAGTGCTCTGCATGATGGATAGTGTGACGCGTTTTGCCATGGCGCAGCGTGAGATCGGATTATCGGCGGGCGAACCCCCGACCAGTAAAGGTTACACGCCGACCGTCTTTACCGAATTACCAAAACTGCTGGAACGTGCGGGGCCGGGCGAGCCGGGACAAGGTGCGATCACGGGGTTGTTCTCGGTGCTGGTGGAAGGCGACGATACGAATGAGCCGATTTCGGATGCGGTACGCGGTATTCTCGATGGGCATATTATGCTCGATCGTAAAATTGCGCAGCGCGGACGTTTCCCGGCGATTAATATTTTGCATTCCGTCTCGCGGGCCCTGCCGCATTGTAATACGCAGGAGGAGAATGATCTGCTGATGCAGGCCCGCGCCCTCATGACGACTTACGATGATATGGCGGAGATGATTCGCCTTGGGGCCTATAAGAAGGGTAGCAATGAAGAAGTGGATCGCGCGATTCACTTTCATCCGCAATTTGAAGATTTCTTGCGTCAGGCGATTGATGAATATAGCAGCCTCGAACAAGGCTATGATGCCCTCGCGCATATTTTGCAGGGCGGTTGA